Proteins encoded in a region of the Pseudochaenichthys georgianus unplaced genomic scaffold, fPseGeo1.2 scaffold_2254_arrow_ctg1, whole genome shotgun sequence genome:
- the LOC117441988 gene encoding RNA-binding Raly-like protein, with protein MTGKTQTSNVTNKNDPRSLNSRCFIGNLNTAVVTKGDIEAIFAKYGKIVGCSVHKGYAFVQYASERNARAAVTGENSRVIAGQSLGVPTLGYTG; from the exons ATGACTGGGAAGACCCAGACcagcaacgtgaccaacaagAATGACCCGCGCTCACTCAACTCCCGCTGCTTTATCGGCAACCTGAACACGGCCGTAGTGACCAAGGGCGACATCGAGGCCATCTTCGCCAAATACGGCAAGATCGTGGGCTGCTCCGTGCACAAGGGCTACGCCTTCGTCCAGTACGCCAGCgagaggaacgccagggcggcCGTAACGGGGGAGAACTCCAGGGTCATCGCAGGACAATCACTag GTGTGCCAACTTTAGGATATACTGGTTGA